A single uncultured Methanobrevibacter sp. DNA region contains:
- a CDS encoding molybdopterin dinucleotide binding domain-containing protein → MHYANTYLEKPVVPDVKITGEGTTDVLKCMLNTGSDIYQGACKKRGSTLKQEYKNASGTCYMDPRDMAKLGVNNWDTVLVKTDFGEVVVNCAVSRDAPHEGTVFICKGPWANTIVSHDTYCCSDPTYKGIRCTVEKTDRKVLLMADLMRWVYKKYVDEEDDDVVENMESL, encoded by the coding sequence ATGCATTATGCTAATACTTATTTAGAAAAACCTGTAGTACCTGATGTAAAAATTACTGGTGAAGGAACTACCGATGTTTTAAAATGTATGTTAAACACCGGTTCAGATATCTACCAAGGTGCTTGTAAAAAAAGAGGATCCACCTTAAAACAAGAATATAAAAACGCTTCTGGTACTTGTTACATGGATCCAAGAGATATGGCAAAATTAGGTGTAAACAACTGGGATACTGTACTTGTAAAAACTGATTTTGGTGAAGTAGTAGTAAACTGCGCAGTATCAAGAGATGCACCTCACGAAGGAACTGTATTCATTTGTAAAGGACCATGGGCTAACACCATTGTAAGTCACGATACTTACTGTTGTTCTGACCCTACCTACAAAGGAATTAGATGTACTGTTGAAAAAACAGACAGAAAAGTATTACTCATGGCTGACTTAATGAGATGGGTATACAAAAAATACGTTGATGAAGAAGATGACGATGTTGTTGAAAACATGGAATCTTTA